The following proteins are encoded in a genomic region of Gossypium hirsutum isolate 1008001.06 chromosome D05, Gossypium_hirsutum_v2.1, whole genome shotgun sequence:
- the LOC121216965 gene encoding putative disease resistance RPP13-like protein 1 isoform X2 — MSVFGEAAVSAFLELLSAKLLDSALNFVADYQQVRQQLKLWQSVLADIKAVLNHAEEEQIQDEGVKNWLDDLQDLAYDVDDILDEAAYQKLSLQIAQAQASSSKRRKLITTVSTAFRFPFMFNSKIQAITDRLNSLNTRRSSLGLSEIMSQGATSMGNQPRLQPTSLMDGAVEYVGRANEKQEMLELLKSNNSDGVRVLSIVGMGGMGKTTLAQLVYNDPSIKESFDHKSWVCVSTDFDAVNITKTILRSLDADSRDENDLNSLQVKLKDKLSGKRMLLVLDDIWNESYSDWTILRAPFGAGTKIIVTTRLQTVSSNVDSVKAFYLDKLSHHDCLSIFAQHALKARNFDGHPQFKEIGENIVRRCNGLPLAAKAIGSLLHTVTDHSEWEKVYRSEIWDLPEDRCDLIPALRLSYHYLPPHLKRCFAYCSIFPKDYEFEEEEIILLWRAEGFLQSKAKNQGKGLGNQYFQDLVSRSFFQRSSEDKSRFVMHDLMNDLAQSVAGEICCRLEGEKQQKFSHRSRHSAYVIDDCCQSEKKFKAFYQMTSLRTFLHLKDPRYGELYISNIVLDDLLPKLSYLRVLSLGGYKIYDLPDFFEKLKHLRYLNFSRTRINRLPDSLCSLYFLETLILRGCSYLKNLPSKIGNLVNLHFLDIRGANSIERMPSGFDQLTQLQTLSNFVIGKGDGRLISELKNLSNLRGNFCLSGLENVNGEDAREAKLNEKLDGLELQWGTDLENSTRKTEVEERVLDFLHPPKMLEQLIIENYGGVKFSSWIADSSLKNLSSLKLRNCKNCKSLPSVGRLPLLKDLSIFGFDQVQKIGVELFGENQLNPFASLEILSFERLPNWKEWDTCEGDEKVLKLPSLRELSIKNCPQLLGRLPTHLASLQKLEIHWCTSLVVSISSFPSLSELSIEGCAELVDDCSSPAKELSSLQTLSLSNISKFNIPADRTMLRFGNSEHFKIGVWQELASLSRHGFSLVGHRFISVSSCPQLQSLEAKEAELQPDKISRVESLRICDCERLNRLPQVLHELTFLTVMVIDKCRSLVSFAENNVPPNLKKLRIEQCENLEYLVDEKEDICNQLQLLEIKRCSKLSCLFSNTKFPITLKYLTIGGCPMLEYMAEEFEESACLESINITDSGIKSLPRGLDKLIHLQEIFLRSCSNLVSFEECGLLSTSFRAFVVESCGNFGALPKCMASITSLRRLSVSNCSADISFPSEGFPANLTSLAISNAPKIYRSLVEWGLNRLTSLQSLTIGGEGCSNVVSFPEKGIGMMLPPSLTYIRLVRFENLEFMFSEGFQDLASLKVLEIFQCPKLTSLPAEKELLSLGFLYISSCPLLKEECSSDKGREWSKISHIPRVGIDGKAVIPRESD; from the exons ATGTCTGTCTTTGGAGAGGCTGCTGTTTCTGCCTTTTTGGAGCTGTTGTCTGCCAAGTTGCTTGACTCTGCACTCAACTTTGTGGCCGATTACCAGCAAGTCCGCCAGCAACTCAAGCTGTGGCAATCCGTATTAGCCGATATCAAAGCAGTGTTGAACCATGCAGAGGAGGAGCAGATCCAGGACGAGGGTGTGAAGAATTGGTTGGACGATCTCCAAGACTTGGCTTACGATGTGGATGACATCTTGGACGAGGCCGCTTACCAAAAGTTAAGTCTCCAAATAGCTCAAGCACAAGCCAGCTCTAGTAAGAGACGGAAACTCATTACAACCGTCTCAACTGCTTTTCGTTTCCCTTTTATGTTCAATTCAAAGATACAAGCAATCACTGATAGACTGAATAGTTTGAACACTCGAAGAAGTAGTTTGGGGTTGAGTGAGATCATGTCTCAAGGCGCAACTTCCATGGGAAACCAACCCAGGCTGCAACCAACTTCGTTGATGGATGGAGCTGTGGAGTATGTTGGTAGAGCCAATGAGAAGCAAGAAATGCTTGAGTTGCTCAAAAGTAACAATTCCGATGGAGTTCGTGTCCTTTCCATCGTTGGCATGGGAGGGATGGGGAAAACAACTCTTGCTCAGCTTGTTTACAATGATCCCAGCATTAAGGAGTCTTTCGATCACAAGTCCTGGGTATGCGTTTCTACTGACTTTGATGCTGTTAACATAACAAAGACGATTTTAAGATCCCTCGATGCTGACTCACGTGATGAGAATGACTTGAACTCGCTTCAAGTCAAGTTGAAGGACAAGTTATCCGGAAAAAGGATGTTGCTTGTTTTAGATGACATTTGGAACGAGAGTTACAGTGATTGGACCATCTTACGGGCTCCATTTGGAGCAGGAACCAAGATTATTGTAACAACTCGACTCCAAACGGTTTCATCTAATGTCGATTCGGTGAAAGCGTTTTACTTGGATAAACTCTCGCATCATGATTGTTTATCCATATTTGCTCAGCATGCATTGAAAGCAAGAAACTTTGATGGGCATCCCCAATTTAAAGAAATTGGAGAGAACATAGTGAGAAGGTGCAACGGCTTACCTTTGGCAGCAAAAGCCATTGGAAGCTTATTACACACAGTTACGGATCACAGTGAATGGGAAAAGGTATATCGGAGTGAGATATGGGACCTACCAGAAGATCGATGTGACTTAATTCCAGCTTTGCGATTAAGCTACCATTATCTTCCTCCTCATTTGAAACGATGCTTTGCATACTGCTCCATATTTCCtaaagattatgaatttgaaGAAGAAGAGATAATCTTGTTATGGAGAGCAGAAGGTTTCTTGCAATCAAAAGCTAAAAATCAAGGCAAAG GTCTTGGAAACCAATATTTTCAAGATCTAGTGTCAAGGTCATTTTTTCAAAGATCTAGTGAAGACAAATCCCGTTTCGTGATGCATGATCTTATGAATGATTTAGCTCAATCAGTTGCAGGAGAAATATGTTGCAGACTGGAGGGTGAAAAGCAACAAAAGTTTTCGCATCGTTCTCGCCACTCAGCTTATGTTATCGATGATTGTTGTCAGAGTGAAAAGAAGTTTAAGGCATTTTATCAAATGACTTCTTTACGTACTTTCTTACACTTAAAGGATCCAAGATATGGGGAATTATATATATCTAACATTGTCTTGGATGATTTATTGCCAAAACTTAGCTACTTAAGGGTTCTTTCTTTGGGTGGGTATAAGATCTATGATTTGCCCgacttttttgaaaaattaaaacatctaCGCTACTTAAATTTTTCTAGAACCCGAATCAATCGTTTACCTGATTCTTTGTGTAGTCTTTATTTTTTGGAGACTTTAATATTAAGGGGTTGTTCATATCTCAAAAATTTACCCTCGAAGATCGGAAACCTTGTCAACTTGCATTTTCTTGATATTAGAGGTGCGAATTCAATAGAAAGGATGCCCTCCGGATTTGATCAGCTAACTCAGCTTCAAACGTTATCTAATTTTGTTATAGGGAAAGGTGATGGACGTCTTATTAGTGAATTGAAAAATTTGTCAAACCTTAGAGGTAATTTTTGTCTTTCTGGATTGGAGAATGTTAATGGTGAAGATGCGAGAGAAGCTAAGTTAAATGAGAAGCTTGATGGGTTAGAACTACAATGGGGTACAGACTTGGAGAATAGTACAAGGAAAACAGAAGTCGAAGAGCGGGTGTTGGACTTTCTTCATCCTCCGAAAATGCTTGAGCAACTTATCATTGAGAATTACGGGGGGGTAAAATTCTCATCTTGGATAGCAGATTCTTCCCTCAAGAATTTGTCGTCTTTGAAGCTTCGCAATTGTAAAAATTGCAAGTCACTACCATCAGTTGGAAGGTTGCCATTGTTAAAAGATCTTTCAATTTTTGGTTTCGATCAAGTACAGAAGATTGGTGTTGAGCTCTTCGGAGAAAATCAATTGAATCCATTTGCATCATTAGAGATTCTGTCTTTTGAGAGACTTCCAAACTGGAAGGAGTGGGACACTTGTGAAGGAGACGAGAAGGTTTTGAAACTCCCCAGCCTTCGTGAGCTTTCAATCAAAAACTGTCCTCAATTGTTAGGAAGGTTGCCTACCCATCTTGCTTCCTTGcaaaaacttgaaattcattgGTGTACGAGTTTGGTTGTTTCAATATCAAGTTTCCCGTCACTGAGTGAATTAAGTATAGAAGGGTGTGCAGAACTGGTGGATGATTGCTCTTCTCCTGCAAAGGAGCTTTCTTCTTTGCAAACTTTGTCTCTTTCTAACATTTCAAAGTTTAATATTCCAGCAGATAGGACAATGTTGAGGTTTGGAAACTCAGAACATTTTAAAATTGGTGTTTGGCAGGAGTTGGCATCTCTATCACGGCATGGGTTCAGTTTAgttggacatcgtttcatttccGTTTCGAGTTGTCCTCAACTGCAGTCTTTGGAAGCCAAGGAAGCCGAATTGCAACCTGACAAGATTTCACGTGTTGAATCTCTGCGGATATGTGACTGTGAAAGGCTCAATAGACTGCCACAAGTCTTACATGAGCTCACATTCCTTACAGTGATGGTAATTGATAAATGTCGAAGCTTGGTTTCTTTTGCAGAGAATAACGTACCTCCTAATTTAAAAAAGCTGAGAATTGAACAATGTGAGAATTTGGAGTATTTGGTTGATGAAAAAGAAGATATTTGCAATCAGCTTCAACTTCTCGAAATTAAACGCTGCTCAAAGCTGAGTTGCCTATTTTCAAACACCAAGTTTCCCATAACGCTTAAATATTTGACAATTGGGGGATGTCCAATGTTGGAATACATGGCCGAGGAGTTTGAGGAAAGCGCTTGTCTTGAATCTATTAATATTACAGATTCTGGAATTAAATCTCTACCACGAGGACTAGACAAGCTCATCCATCTCCAGGAGATTTTTTTACGTTCGTGTTCAAATTTGGTTTCCTTTGAAGAATGTGGGTTGCTCAGCACCAGCTTCAGAGCTTTTGTAGTTGAGAGCTGTGGAAATTTTGGAGCCCTTCCTAAGTGCATGGCCAGCATCACCTCCCTTCGACGATTAAGTGTGAGCAACTGTTCGGCTGACATATCATTTCCATCGGAGGGATTCCCTGCCAATCTCACATCACTTGCAATCTCAAACGCACCCAAGATTTATAGGTCACTTGTGGAATGGGGATTAAATAGACTCACCTCTCTTCAATCATTGACCATCGGAGGTGAAGGATGCTCAAACGTGGTGTCGTTCCCAGAAAAAGGGATTGGAATGATGCTGCCTCCTTCTCTGACCTATATCCGTCTTGTCCGATTTGAGAACCTGGAATTCATGTTCTCCGAGGGCTTTCAAGACCTCGCCTCTCTTAAAGTATTGGAGATCTTTCAGTGTCCCAAGCTAACATCTCTTCCGGCAGAAAAGGAGCTTCTCTCGCttggatttttatatatttccagTTGTCCGTTGCTGAAAGAAGAGTGCTCCAGCGATAAAGGACGAGAGTGGTCTAAGATTTCCCACATACCCCGTGTTGGAATTGATGGTAAAGCAGTCATCCCGAGGGAATCAGATTGA
- the LOC121216965 gene encoding putative disease resistance RPP13-like protein 1 isoform X1: MSVFGEAAVSAFLELLSAKLLDSALNFVADYQQVRQQLKLWQSVLADIKAVLNHAEEEQIQDEGVKNWLDDLQDLAYDVDDILDEAAYQKLSLQIAQAQASSSKRRKLITTVSTAFRFPFMFNSKIQAITDRLNSLNTRRSSLGLSEIMSQGATSMGNQPRLQPTSLMDGAVEYVGRANEKQEMLELLKSNNSDGVRVLSIVGMGGMGKTTLAQLVYNDPSIKESFDHKSWVCVSTDFDAVNITKTILRSLDADSRDENDLNSLQVKLKDKLSGKRMLLVLDDIWNESYSDWTILRAPFGAGTKIIVTTRLQTVSSNVDSVKAFYLDKLSHHDCLSIFAQHALKARNFDGHPQFKEIGENIVRRCNGLPLAAKAIGSLLHTVTDHSEWEKVYRSEIWDLPEDRCDLIPALRLSYHYLPPHLKRCFAYCSIFPKDYEFEEEEIILLWRAEGFLQSKAKNQGKGLGNQYFQDLVSRSFFQRSSEDKSRFVMHDLMNQGKGLGNQYFQDLVSRSFFQRSSEDKSRFVMHDLMNDLAQSVAGEICCRLEGEKQQKFSHRSRHSAYVIDDCCQSEKKFKAFYQMTSLRTFLHLKDPRYGELYISNIVLDDLLPKLSYLRVLSLGGYKIYDLPDFFEKLKHLRYLNFSRTRINRLPDSLCSLYFLETLILRGCSYLKNLPSKIGNLVNLHFLDIRGANSIERMPSGFDQLTQLQTLSNFVIGKGDGRLISELKNLSNLRGNFCLSGLENVNGEDAREAKLNEKLDGLELQWGTDLENSTRKTEVEERVLDFLHPPKMLEQLIIENYGGVKFSSWIADSSLKNLSSLKLRNCKNCKSLPSVGRLPLLKDLSIFGFDQVQKIGVELFGENQLNPFASLEILSFERLPNWKEWDTCEGDEKVLKLPSLRELSIKNCPQLLGRLPTHLASLQKLEIHWCTSLVVSISSFPSLSELSIEGCAELVDDCSSPAKELSSLQTLSLSNISKFNIPADRTMLRFGNSEHFKIGVWQELASLSRHGFSLVGHRFISVSSCPQLQSLEAKEAELQPDKISRVESLRICDCERLNRLPQVLHELTFLTVMVIDKCRSLVSFAENNVPPNLKKLRIEQCENLEYLVDEKEDICNQLQLLEIKRCSKLSCLFSNTKFPITLKYLTIGGCPMLEYMAEEFEESACLESINITDSGIKSLPRGLDKLIHLQEIFLRSCSNLVSFEECGLLSTSFRAFVVESCGNFGALPKCMASITSLRRLSVSNCSADISFPSEGFPANLTSLAISNAPKIYRSLVEWGLNRLTSLQSLTIGGEGCSNVVSFPEKGIGMMLPPSLTYIRLVRFENLEFMFSEGFQDLASLKVLEIFQCPKLTSLPAEKELLSLGFLYISSCPLLKEECSSDKGREWSKISHIPRVGIDGKAVIPRESD, translated from the coding sequence ATGTCTGTCTTTGGAGAGGCTGCTGTTTCTGCCTTTTTGGAGCTGTTGTCTGCCAAGTTGCTTGACTCTGCACTCAACTTTGTGGCCGATTACCAGCAAGTCCGCCAGCAACTCAAGCTGTGGCAATCCGTATTAGCCGATATCAAAGCAGTGTTGAACCATGCAGAGGAGGAGCAGATCCAGGACGAGGGTGTGAAGAATTGGTTGGACGATCTCCAAGACTTGGCTTACGATGTGGATGACATCTTGGACGAGGCCGCTTACCAAAAGTTAAGTCTCCAAATAGCTCAAGCACAAGCCAGCTCTAGTAAGAGACGGAAACTCATTACAACCGTCTCAACTGCTTTTCGTTTCCCTTTTATGTTCAATTCAAAGATACAAGCAATCACTGATAGACTGAATAGTTTGAACACTCGAAGAAGTAGTTTGGGGTTGAGTGAGATCATGTCTCAAGGCGCAACTTCCATGGGAAACCAACCCAGGCTGCAACCAACTTCGTTGATGGATGGAGCTGTGGAGTATGTTGGTAGAGCCAATGAGAAGCAAGAAATGCTTGAGTTGCTCAAAAGTAACAATTCCGATGGAGTTCGTGTCCTTTCCATCGTTGGCATGGGAGGGATGGGGAAAACAACTCTTGCTCAGCTTGTTTACAATGATCCCAGCATTAAGGAGTCTTTCGATCACAAGTCCTGGGTATGCGTTTCTACTGACTTTGATGCTGTTAACATAACAAAGACGATTTTAAGATCCCTCGATGCTGACTCACGTGATGAGAATGACTTGAACTCGCTTCAAGTCAAGTTGAAGGACAAGTTATCCGGAAAAAGGATGTTGCTTGTTTTAGATGACATTTGGAACGAGAGTTACAGTGATTGGACCATCTTACGGGCTCCATTTGGAGCAGGAACCAAGATTATTGTAACAACTCGACTCCAAACGGTTTCATCTAATGTCGATTCGGTGAAAGCGTTTTACTTGGATAAACTCTCGCATCATGATTGTTTATCCATATTTGCTCAGCATGCATTGAAAGCAAGAAACTTTGATGGGCATCCCCAATTTAAAGAAATTGGAGAGAACATAGTGAGAAGGTGCAACGGCTTACCTTTGGCAGCAAAAGCCATTGGAAGCTTATTACACACAGTTACGGATCACAGTGAATGGGAAAAGGTATATCGGAGTGAGATATGGGACCTACCAGAAGATCGATGTGACTTAATTCCAGCTTTGCGATTAAGCTACCATTATCTTCCTCCTCATTTGAAACGATGCTTTGCATACTGCTCCATATTTCCtaaagattatgaatttgaaGAAGAAGAGATAATCTTGTTATGGAGAGCAGAAGGTTTCTTGCAATCAAAAGCTAAAAATCAAGGCAAAGGTCTTGGAAACCAATATTTTCAAGATCTAGTGTCAAGGTCATTTTTTCAAAGATCTAGTGAAGACAAATCCCGTTTCGTGATGCATGATCTTATGAATCAAGGCAAAGGTCTTGGAAACCAATATTTTCAAGATCTAGTGTCAAGGTCATTTTTTCAAAGATCTAGTGAAGACAAATCCCGTTTCGTGATGCATGATCTTATGAATGATTTAGCTCAATCAGTTGCAGGAGAAATATGTTGCAGACTGGAGGGTGAAAAGCAACAAAAGTTTTCGCATCGTTCTCGCCACTCAGCTTATGTTATCGATGATTGTTGTCAGAGTGAAAAGAAGTTTAAGGCATTTTATCAAATGACTTCTTTACGTACTTTCTTACACTTAAAGGATCCAAGATATGGGGAATTATATATATCTAACATTGTCTTGGATGATTTATTGCCAAAACTTAGCTACTTAAGGGTTCTTTCTTTGGGTGGGTATAAGATCTATGATTTGCCCgacttttttgaaaaattaaaacatctaCGCTACTTAAATTTTTCTAGAACCCGAATCAATCGTTTACCTGATTCTTTGTGTAGTCTTTATTTTTTGGAGACTTTAATATTAAGGGGTTGTTCATATCTCAAAAATTTACCCTCGAAGATCGGAAACCTTGTCAACTTGCATTTTCTTGATATTAGAGGTGCGAATTCAATAGAAAGGATGCCCTCCGGATTTGATCAGCTAACTCAGCTTCAAACGTTATCTAATTTTGTTATAGGGAAAGGTGATGGACGTCTTATTAGTGAATTGAAAAATTTGTCAAACCTTAGAGGTAATTTTTGTCTTTCTGGATTGGAGAATGTTAATGGTGAAGATGCGAGAGAAGCTAAGTTAAATGAGAAGCTTGATGGGTTAGAACTACAATGGGGTACAGACTTGGAGAATAGTACAAGGAAAACAGAAGTCGAAGAGCGGGTGTTGGACTTTCTTCATCCTCCGAAAATGCTTGAGCAACTTATCATTGAGAATTACGGGGGGGTAAAATTCTCATCTTGGATAGCAGATTCTTCCCTCAAGAATTTGTCGTCTTTGAAGCTTCGCAATTGTAAAAATTGCAAGTCACTACCATCAGTTGGAAGGTTGCCATTGTTAAAAGATCTTTCAATTTTTGGTTTCGATCAAGTACAGAAGATTGGTGTTGAGCTCTTCGGAGAAAATCAATTGAATCCATTTGCATCATTAGAGATTCTGTCTTTTGAGAGACTTCCAAACTGGAAGGAGTGGGACACTTGTGAAGGAGACGAGAAGGTTTTGAAACTCCCCAGCCTTCGTGAGCTTTCAATCAAAAACTGTCCTCAATTGTTAGGAAGGTTGCCTACCCATCTTGCTTCCTTGcaaaaacttgaaattcattgGTGTACGAGTTTGGTTGTTTCAATATCAAGTTTCCCGTCACTGAGTGAATTAAGTATAGAAGGGTGTGCAGAACTGGTGGATGATTGCTCTTCTCCTGCAAAGGAGCTTTCTTCTTTGCAAACTTTGTCTCTTTCTAACATTTCAAAGTTTAATATTCCAGCAGATAGGACAATGTTGAGGTTTGGAAACTCAGAACATTTTAAAATTGGTGTTTGGCAGGAGTTGGCATCTCTATCACGGCATGGGTTCAGTTTAgttggacatcgtttcatttccGTTTCGAGTTGTCCTCAACTGCAGTCTTTGGAAGCCAAGGAAGCCGAATTGCAACCTGACAAGATTTCACGTGTTGAATCTCTGCGGATATGTGACTGTGAAAGGCTCAATAGACTGCCACAAGTCTTACATGAGCTCACATTCCTTACAGTGATGGTAATTGATAAATGTCGAAGCTTGGTTTCTTTTGCAGAGAATAACGTACCTCCTAATTTAAAAAAGCTGAGAATTGAACAATGTGAGAATTTGGAGTATTTGGTTGATGAAAAAGAAGATATTTGCAATCAGCTTCAACTTCTCGAAATTAAACGCTGCTCAAAGCTGAGTTGCCTATTTTCAAACACCAAGTTTCCCATAACGCTTAAATATTTGACAATTGGGGGATGTCCAATGTTGGAATACATGGCCGAGGAGTTTGAGGAAAGCGCTTGTCTTGAATCTATTAATATTACAGATTCTGGAATTAAATCTCTACCACGAGGACTAGACAAGCTCATCCATCTCCAGGAGATTTTTTTACGTTCGTGTTCAAATTTGGTTTCCTTTGAAGAATGTGGGTTGCTCAGCACCAGCTTCAGAGCTTTTGTAGTTGAGAGCTGTGGAAATTTTGGAGCCCTTCCTAAGTGCATGGCCAGCATCACCTCCCTTCGACGATTAAGTGTGAGCAACTGTTCGGCTGACATATCATTTCCATCGGAGGGATTCCCTGCCAATCTCACATCACTTGCAATCTCAAACGCACCCAAGATTTATAGGTCACTTGTGGAATGGGGATTAAATAGACTCACCTCTCTTCAATCATTGACCATCGGAGGTGAAGGATGCTCAAACGTGGTGTCGTTCCCAGAAAAAGGGATTGGAATGATGCTGCCTCCTTCTCTGACCTATATCCGTCTTGTCCGATTTGAGAACCTGGAATTCATGTTCTCCGAGGGCTTTCAAGACCTCGCCTCTCTTAAAGTATTGGAGATCTTTCAGTGTCCCAAGCTAACATCTCTTCCGGCAGAAAAGGAGCTTCTCTCGCttggatttttatatatttccagTTGTCCGTTGCTGAAAGAAGAGTGCTCCAGCGATAAAGGACGAGAGTGGTCTAAGATTTCCCACATACCCCGTGTTGGAATTGATGGTAAAGCAGTCATCCCGAGGGAATCAGATTGA